AATAATGTTATTTAAGTCTAACCCTTGTTCCTGATAGCTGTGTAATAAATGAATGAATGCTTCCCCGTTATCACGAACGAATAATGCTGCATCATAATATAAAGTAAGATGTCCTGAAAAACCGTCTTGTAATTTCTTCTCAATCGCTTTCTGATGAATATATTGATTTACTTCCAACCGAAATTCATCCGGAATAGAAGGGTCATCGAAAAGCCAGTCTAAACGCTGCTCTTTGTTATTTTCATCTAAGAAATAAGCAATTACTTCATAGCCGCTCACAAGTTGTTTGTCTGCACGGATAATCGGTTTATAATAAGGAAGTAATTGTTCTAAATCTATCAAAATATCTAATGGATCCATGGTGACTCCCCCTTCCTTTCATTATAGCATATTCTCATTTGGACTTGATTGTATTTCATTTTCTTTACACAGCAACATATTTTTTAAATTTTTCCTAATACTACTATTTGAAATCATTGTCAAGCTTTTTTTGGCATGTTTCGACATTTTTCAAAAATATGTAGAAGTTTTCATGAACATTTTGTGAAGTGTTTTTCAATCTCTTGTAATTTGTCTACATGCGTATTAATATTATTCCTGCCATAAAGCAATACTAAATTAATTGTGTGTTCATTCAAAATTTGGACAACCTCTTAATAAACGGGGATGTTCAAAAAGTTGTTACATGTTTTTAACAGGATGAACAATCGCAATAAAGGCGATTTTGACAAAAAAGTCATTATCTCGCCGTTTATCGTTTATTACCTTTTTGAACACCCTCTAAAAGATATCAAACGAAATACAACATCAAAGGAAGGGGTATCAACATGAAATTAAAGTGGACCTATTTAGCATTTTTAACAGCTATTACCGCTTTTCTTGCAGGCTGTGAACCGTTACTCGTACTTGATCCAAAGGGTCCTCAAGCAGATACAACTGCAACAGTGATTTGGATATCAATCATTACAATGTCTTTCATTGTGATTGTTGTTTTAGTAATGCTTGCAGTTATTTTATTTAAATACAGAGCATCAAAACAAGATCCTGACTATGAGCCGCCCCATATTGAAGGAAATAAATATGTGGAAGGAATCATTGTTACGGTTCCAATTCTTATTGTTGCTTTCTTATCCATTGTTTCCGCCATGTCCATCTATTCGGTGGAAAGCGCACCAGAAGGATATGAAGAAGATGAACCTCTTGTTATTTATGCGTCGTCTTCCAATTGGAAGTGGCATTTCAGTTATCCGGAACAGGATATTGAAACAGTAAACTATGCTTACATTCCTACGGATCAAAATGTTGAGTTTCGCTTATATTCACACGGTACTATTTCAAGCTTTTGGGTGCCGCAGCTGGCAGGACAGAAATACGCTATGGCTGATATGACAAACTACTTAAACGTTGTGGCAGAAGAGCCGGGAGAATATATTGGAAGAAACTCCAACTTTAATGGAGAAGGTTTTGCAGAAAATGAATTTTTAGTAACAGCCATGTCTCCAAGTGATTTTGATTCATGGGTAGAAGATGTTCATAATACTGCTGACCCGTTAACGGAAGAAACATTTGAAGAATTATTAGAGCCTGGACATTTAGGTCAACAGACGTTTACTGGTACACACCAAGAATTCAAACCTGCACCTGAAGGAGAAAACAGTCCTCACGATCATGGTGATGGTGGTCACGGCGGCCACGGAGGTCATGACCACTAAGGACGTCACTAGCACGAAGAATGACTCCGATAATGAAAAAAGCAAATTTGCTAAGGAATTAGCGGATACAGCTTTTTCTTTAGGTGTTTCAAATATCTATGCTCTAGAAAGGAGTTACGAATACAATGGATTTTTTAGATAGATTTTCTATTCCACCCAGCGATGACCCGATGATTTATGCATCCATGGTTGCCATTGCACTCGTCAGTATTGCAATTGTAGCAGGAGTTACCTATTTCAAAAAATGGGGTTATCTATGGAATGAGTGGTTAACAACTGTCGACCACAAACGCATCGGGATGATGTATATTATTTCAGCGTTACTGATGCTTTTCAGAGGTGGCGCGGACGCCGTTATGATGCGTCTACAAACGGCTGTTCCAGATAATTCATTCTTAGATGCACAGCATTATAACGAAATCTTTACCACCCATGGTGTTGTTATGATTTTCTTCATGGCAATGGCCTTTATTATTGGTATGATGAACTTTGTTGTTCCGTTGCAAATCGGAGCTAGAGATGTTGCCTTTCCGCGCTTAAACGCACTCAGCTTCTGGTTATATTTTGCCGGAGCAATGCTGTTTAACCTGTCCTTCGTCGTCGGAGGTTCTCCGGATGCCGGATGGACAAACTATTACCCATTAGCAGGTACAGAATTTAGTGAACATGTTGGGGTAAACTACTACAACTGGGCACTGCAAATTTCCGGTATCGGAACGCTAATGACAGGTATTAACTTTATTGCTACGATTATGAAAATGCGTGCACCGGGTATGACACTAATGAAAATGCCAATGTTTACTTGGTCTGCATTAATCACAAACCTGATTATTGTATTTGCTTTCCCGGTACTAACCATTGCTTTATTAATGGGAACGCTGGACCGTCAATTCTTTACGAACTTCTTCACAACCGGAGATGGCGGTATGGATATGATGTGGGCGAACCTGTTCTGGGTTTGGGGACACCCTGAAGTGTATATTTTAATACTCCCTGCATTCGGGATTTACTCACAAATTATCTCTACGTTCTCACAGCGTAATTTATATGGGTATAAATCGATGGTGGCATCGATGGTTATTATTTCCTTGCTGTCCTTCGTTGTATGGGTTCACCACTTCTTTACAATGGGACAAGGCGCAATGGCAAACAGTATCTTCTCGATTACGACGATGGCAATTGCTGTGCCGACGGGGATTAAGATATTCAACTGGCTGTTGACGATGTGGCGAGGTAAGATCAGATTCACCACCCCAATGATGTATTCTGTGGCATTTATTCCACTGTTTACCATTGGCGGGGTTACTGGTGTTATGCTCGCAATGGCAAGCGCCGATTATCAATATCACAATACCATGTTCCTAGTAGCGCACTTCCACAACGTGATTATTCCTGGTGTGGTATTTGCAATGATTGCCGGATTCATTTACTACTTCCCGAAAATGTTCGGTTTCATGTTAAATGAACGAATCGGTAAATGGGCATTCTGGAATATCGTTATTGGTTTCTGTCTTGCCTTCTTCCCGATGTATATTACCGGGTTAAACGGACAAGCACGGAGAATGTATACGTACTCTGAATCAGCAGGTTTCGGACCATTAAGCATGTTATCCTTCTTCGGAGCATTACTAATGGCAATTGGATTCATCATACTCGTATATAACGTGTATTACAGTTTCCGTCATGCGCCAAGAAATGTTGGCGATGATCCTTGGAACGCTCGTTCACTTGAATGGGCTACGCATAACCCTGTTCCAGAATACAACTTTGCGATTACACCAAATGTTAACTCAAGCGAAGCATTCTGGGATTATAAGAAAAACGGACATGACCTGTTTAAAGGCGGTATTAAGGACATTCACATGCCGAATAACAGCGGCTGGTCCATTATTCTGGCCGGTATCTTCTTTGTCTTTGGCTTTTTCTTTGTATTCCATGTATGGGTCGGGGTCATTATCTCCTTCTTAGGAATCATTGCCTGTCTGATTTTCCGTTCATTCGAAAAAGATGACGGACATCACATTCATAAAGAAGAAATCGAGGAAACTGAAAATAAATTTGGAGGTGCTAAATAATGAAACAAGATTCTCAAAATCTGCCTCTTGAATATAGCACCGAAACGAATAAAATGAATATCCTGGGATTCTGGATTTTCCTAAGTGCGGAAATCATGCTGTTTGCGACACTGTTTACCACTTACTTTGTTTATGTAGACCGTGGCGTTGGCAGCGGTCCTGCCGGGTCAGAGATTTTCGAATTGCCACCGGTATTGATCGAGACATTTGTTCTCTTAACAAGTAGTTTTACGATTGGATTAGCCGTCCATGCGATGCGTATTAAACGTGTAAAAGCAATGATCGTGTTCATGGTAATTACGCTTCTATTAGGTGCAGGATTCCTAAGCGTAGAAATATATGAATTTATTCATTATTACCATGTTGGCGCAACATTACAGACCAGCGGCTTTACCGCAACACTATTAACAACGCTTGGAACACACGGAGCGCACGTAACTTTCGGACTGTTCTGGGGGCTTATGATTATTATTCAAATCCTGCGTGGCGGTTTAAATGCGCAGACAGCGAATAAATCATTTATATTCTCTCTTTACTGGCACTTCCTAGACGTTGTATGGATCTTCATTTTCAGCTTTATTTACTTGAAGGGAATGATGTAACATGAAAGAACTTTTTCCACTAAAGCAGATTAATGGATATATCTTTTCACTGCTCCTGACTGTTATTGCATTGAGTGTCTATTTCTTTGACATGTCTTTTGCAATGGGATTAACCATTCTTATTGTTACAGCATTTATTCAAGCAGGGGTGCAGCTCGTAGTATTTATGCATGCCGGAGAAAGTGAAGATAAAGCCGGTATTTATCTCCATACAATTTATGGCGTCGTGATTGCCATTTTAACTATTCTTGGTTCGATGCTTGCAATGATATGGGGATATATGATTTAAAAGATAAAAAAAGCTCAAGCAGCCATTTTGCTGCTTGAGCTTTTTTTATTTTATTATTTACCTGCCTGCCTTGAATCGGCTATGACTGCTTTTGTTTCTTACTACCAGTATTATCCTCTACTGCAACCAGGAACAGTCCCATAATAAAAATCAATGTTGCTCCCCTTGCTAAGCCGATACCCACTGCTGTCACAATAGGTACAGCGCTTACAAAATAACCGTATATAAACATCAATGCGCCAATCGTAATTAATGTCCCACATAATAGAGACAAGCCTTTTAATAATTTTTGATTTGTTTTCATTTATCTCATCTCCTTTTAATTATAGTATGCATCTTGTTCAATAATTTGTCAATAAATTTGTGTCAATTTGTTGAACATGAGATTTCAGCCTTGACTTGTCATTTACCGTTTATTTTCCCGTCTATTTTATATTCATGGAATTTTATAAGAAAAACCTATATACTAAATGCATACTATAATTGGAGAATGGGGGATGAGGGATGAAAAAGAAATTATTATCTATTTGTTTTGCACTGATACTTACGGTCGGCTTTTTACCTTCTCATGCTTTTGCTCTTGAAGCAGATGACCCGGAAGTAGAAGCATTTTTAGAATCGATTGATTGGGAAGTAGACGATTATGAAGATCACTTGGAAGAATACGATTACAGCTTAGCTGATTTTGATGACGTCACAGAACTTGGGACACCAACGACCGAAGAAGCGTTAGATGAACTCCTTGATGAACATGATTTAACATATGACGAATTAGATGAACAATTTCGTGAAGAAGAACTGCTTTTAGAAGATGAAGAAATTATGGATAGTATGGTATTTATGTTCATTGAAAATGTCGAGATTTTCATCGATCTTATTTCAACAGATGATTCAGGCGGTCCTGAAGCAGGATCAGAGGATGCTTTCGGTTCCATGGAGGAAGAAATTACAGATGAAAATTTAGAAGCACTTGCTCAAGACTATGGTTTTGAGTCCATCGAAGAATTAGAGGAAGTTTTCGCTGCTTATGAAGATAGTATTAATAATTATACAACCCTGTTTGAAGTAGAAAATGCAGCGGAATATTATGTATCGACGGATGAAAGTTCCGATTCAGAGATTGATCTCGAGGAGGAAGCAGATTCCGGACAGGAAGAGGATATCTGGAATACGAATACCGATATCACTGCAGACATGTTTGATACGTCTTTTTTAACAGATGATCCGGTTATTGATATTTATACGATGATTTCGATTGTCATAACAGAAGCATTAATGGATTTATAAAGTATTTTTAAGAAATATGGAGGAGGAAAACAGATTGTTTATCTACGTTTTCCTCCTCCATGTTTCTTTTGGTTCAATGACATTGCTGATTCGATTCATCTGTTTATTAACTAGAAAGGATGCACCGTTTTTTTCCCCAATAATTCTCTTATCTCCAGCAAATCATATTCTTCTTCTATTTTTTCTTTTATAAATGTCAAAACTTCAACTGCTTCAATTTCAAAATAGGTTATTTGATCCATTGTTTTTGTTGGTATATACCCATTAAAGATGTCTAGCCATTCCCAAATTTTATATATAGGTGCTTGGATCACTTTACTCATTCCTAAAAGACTAATGACGTACATTTTAACTCACCAACCTTATCGTTCTTTCATTTTCTAAACCCTATTATACCTTCTAAATGCATGTAAGGTGTGGAATAATTAAGTAAAACGAATAACAAAGAGAAAACACCTATTACATGCAGCTTTTCACCTAAAATTCATAACGGATTCTATATATCCCCTTACTCAACTATCGCACCTAAGAAGAAGCATATAACCCTTGCCTTGTTGTTCCAGGATGAACAGGATAGCTGAACATTTTTACGATGTACCACGAAAAATGTTTTCTGTCTGATCGACCTTTTATTTGTTCAGCTATTTCAACCGCATAGAACGTTCTTCTAGCGGAGGCGGACCGTTTTGACTCCTGTGAGGAAAGCGGAAAGCGTCGTTTAAAAACGTAATAACTGGACCGAAGCAACTGAGATAAAGGAATCACCGTGAGTTTACGAACGGATGATGACTTTCACCCGCGGGGCATAAGCGCGACTTTAGCTCTGTCTGCGCCTGTCGGCTTGCCAATCGCTAAGTCTTCTGTATCGTAGGGCGCTTTCGGGAAGTTGTCTAGTTTTTGACGCTTGTAGCTGGACAAAGGATCAGCGGTCGCCTTACACCTTACCTTCTATTCTTTACCCACATCTGTACAGAAGAAACAATCAACCACCTGTTTCGATGGAAAGGAAGTTACTGAAAATTGAGTTCCTTACAAATGTATATTGTTGAAATTTTTCACCTTTTAATGATAAAGTAATGAAGTTAGCATACGATAGATAATAATAGATTGAAAGAGAAGGTATATACATTATGTTAGAGTTTTTTCAGAACCTAAGTCCTGTCATGCAGGCATTGATAGCAACACTTTTCACATGGGGAATGACTGCATTAGGAGCTGCGATTGTATTTGCTACGAAAACGGTACATCAAAAGCTGTTAGACAGCATGTTGGGTTTTGCAGGCGGTGTAATGATAGCTGCCAGCTACTGGTCGTTGCTCGGACCATCCATTGAAGCATCTACAGATAACGCAATTGGTCCCTGGTTTCCAGCGTTGATTGGTTTCTTAGCAGGAGGCGGATTTTTATGGGCTATTGATAAAATTCTCCCCCACCTTCATCCGAATACAGAAAAGAAACATGCAGAAGGCCTCGCACCAACGAAAAGAAAACGCAGTACCTTACTGGTGCTTGCGATCACCATTCATAATATTCCAGAAGGACTGGCTGTCGGTATCGCCTTTGGCGCATTGGCGAATCACAGTACAGAAGCTGCTTTAGCCGGTGCCATCACGCTTGCTCTCGGGATTGGGATTCAAAACTTCCCAGAAGGTGTTGCTGTTGCGATGCCATTACGCGGAGAAGGAATGTCCCGCGCAAGAAGCTTTATGTATGGCCAGTTTTCAGGATTAGTAGAACCTATTGCTGCTGTTATCGGCGCATTAGCAGTCGCTCATATCGAACCACTGCTCCCCTATGCACTAAGCTTTGCAGCAGGTGCTATGATCTTTGTGGTTGCAGAAGAAGTCATACCAAGCTCCCAGGAAAATAACAATAGAGATTTAGCAACCATCAGCTTGATGATTGGTTTTGCCCTTATGATGGTGCTTGATGTTGCTTTGGGATAATTCCCGTAAACAAAATGGTATGGATAAAAAAGGATGCCGATGGTTTAAAATTTATAACCATCGGCATTCTTTGTATCTTCCCTATTTAAAATAATCTTCTATTACTGTTTTCGCTATTCCCTGATCCAATTCCTCAAATTCTTCATATTGAATGGTTTCATAGAGTTCTTTTCGTGTTTGCATATCTGCTAGAGCATTTTTTTGTGTACCTTCATCCCGAATCAGACCAAAAACACGCTCATAAGCTTTTGCAGCGGCACGTAAAGAAGTCACCGGATAAATAACCATTCTATATCCTAAGTCTTCAAATTCCTTTGCTGTATAATAAGGCGTCTTTCCGAACTCTGTCATATTCGCTAATAACGGGACATCAATTGCTTTTGCCACGGTCTGGAATTCTTCATTGTTTTGCAATGCTTCCGGGAAAATGGCATCTGCTCCGGCTTCCACATAACCTTTGGCGCGTTCGACAGCGCTGTCCAAACTTTCCACTGCCCTGGCATCGGTCCTCGCTACCACATAAAGTGTCGGTGCTGCCTTTTTGATAGCAGCGATTTTCTGCATCATTTCTTCCTTGCTGACAACATTTTTCCCATTTAAATGTCCGCATTTTTTAGGAAGCTGCTGGTCTTCCAGCTGAACGGCAGCCACATTGGCTTCCATCATCTCTCTCGCTGTCCGGGCAACATTTAAAACACCGCCAAAGCCTGTATCAATATCTACAAGTAATGGTAAATTGGTTGCTCTGGTAATTTCCTTCGCCCGGTCTGCCACTTCATCAGAGTTAATAATTCCTAAATCAGGTAACCCCCTGCTCGCGGTAAAAGCAGCTCCTGATAGATATAACGACTGAAACCCAGCCTGTTTTGCTACTAATCCGGCCATCGCATCATGTGCCCCGGGAATTTGCAAAATCCCCTCTTCTGCTGCCATTTCCCGGAATTTCTCAGCTAGTTCATGCTGCGGTACCGGCGTGTCTACAATCCAAGCCATTTTTCTTTCACTCCTCTAACCTAAAAATAATTCGATAAAATCCGTAATCGGCATTTCCTTTATCTTATCATAATCCACACTTTGTTTCTTGATATGAGCAGATTGTTTTACTGTAAATTGCGTTGCCAAATTGGCTTCATACTTTTTTATTATTTGCGGAAATGCTTCCTCTCTGCGGAACCGGTGTCCTAAAGGATATTCGCAGTCTACCCAATCGGTTGCTGTGCCATCATTAAAATGGACCTGCACAGCATTCGCAATAGAACGTTTTTCAGGATCTAAATAATCCTCCGTGTAACGCTTGTTTTCCGTTACAATCATTTTATCACGGAGTTGATCAATTCGCGGGTCTGTTGCCACATCATCTTCATAATCCTCCGCAACAATATTTCCTTTTAATAGGCCAATCGCTGTAATATACTGCAGGCAATGATCTCTATCTGCCGGGTTATACAACGGCCCTTTTTTATCAATAATACGAATAGCCGATTCGTGTGTAGATATTGTCACTTCTTTTATTTCATCGATACGGTCAACCACCTCTGGATGTAATTGAACAGCTGCTTCTGCTGCCGTCTGCGCATGAAATTCTGCCGGATAAGAAACTTTGAATAAGACATTTTCCATCACATAGCTATCAAGCGGCCGGCTTAATTCTAATTTTTTCCCATTGAATAGAACATCCTGGAATCCCCATCCTTCTGCACTTAAAGCAGTAGCATAGCCCATCTCTCCCTTGATGGCCATGAGTGCCAGACGAACGGCCCGGCTTGTGGCATCTCCTGCTGCCCAGGACTTTCTGGACCCGGTATTCGGGAAATGACGGTACGTCCGCAAACTGGAATTATCAATCCAGGCATTAGACAGCGCATTGATAATCTCTTCTTTGCCGCCGCCCAGCATTTTAGTAACGACAGCCGTCGTTGCCACTTTTACATATAATACATGGTCCAGACCGACACGGTTCATGCTATTTTCTAAAGCAAGAATACCTTGAATTTCATGTGCTTTAATCGACATTTCTAACATTTCTTCCACGGTTAAAGGAGCTTCTCCTTTTTG
The nucleotide sequence above comes from Oceanobacillus timonensis. Encoded proteins:
- the qoxA gene encoding cytochrome aa3 quinol oxidase subunit II, with protein sequence MKLKWTYLAFLTAITAFLAGCEPLLVLDPKGPQADTTATVIWISIITMSFIVIVVLVMLAVILFKYRASKQDPDYEPPHIEGNKYVEGIIVTVPILIVAFLSIVSAMSIYSVESAPEGYEEDEPLVIYASSSNWKWHFSYPEQDIETVNYAYIPTDQNVEFRLYSHGTISSFWVPQLAGQKYAMADMTNYLNVVAEEPGEYIGRNSNFNGEGFAENEFLVTAMSPSDFDSWVEDVHNTADPLTEETFEELLEPGHLGQQTFTGTHQEFKPAPEGENSPHDHGDGGHGGHGGHDH
- the qoxB gene encoding cytochrome aa3 quinol oxidase subunit I is translated as MDFLDRFSIPPSDDPMIYASMVAIALVSIAIVAGVTYFKKWGYLWNEWLTTVDHKRIGMMYIISALLMLFRGGADAVMMRLQTAVPDNSFLDAQHYNEIFTTHGVVMIFFMAMAFIIGMMNFVVPLQIGARDVAFPRLNALSFWLYFAGAMLFNLSFVVGGSPDAGWTNYYPLAGTEFSEHVGVNYYNWALQISGIGTLMTGINFIATIMKMRAPGMTLMKMPMFTWSALITNLIIVFAFPVLTIALLMGTLDRQFFTNFFTTGDGGMDMMWANLFWVWGHPEVYILILPAFGIYSQIISTFSQRNLYGYKSMVASMVIISLLSFVVWVHHFFTMGQGAMANSIFSITTMAIAVPTGIKIFNWLLTMWRGKIRFTTPMMYSVAFIPLFTIGGVTGVMLAMASADYQYHNTMFLVAHFHNVIIPGVVFAMIAGFIYYFPKMFGFMLNERIGKWAFWNIVIGFCLAFFPMYITGLNGQARRMYTYSESAGFGPLSMLSFFGALLMAIGFIILVYNVYYSFRHAPRNVGDDPWNARSLEWATHNPVPEYNFAITPNVNSSEAFWDYKKNGHDLFKGGIKDIHMPNNSGWSIILAGIFFVFGFFFVFHVWVGVIISFLGIIACLIFRSFEKDDGHHIHKEEIEETENKFGGAK
- the qoxC gene encoding cytochrome aa3 quinol oxidase subunit III, whose translation is MKQDSQNLPLEYSTETNKMNILGFWIFLSAEIMLFATLFTTYFVYVDRGVGSGPAGSEIFELPPVLIETFVLLTSSFTIGLAVHAMRIKRVKAMIVFMVITLLLGAGFLSVEIYEFIHYYHVGATLQTSGFTATLLTTLGTHGAHVTFGLFWGLMIIIQILRGGLNAQTANKSFIFSLYWHFLDVVWIFIFSFIYLKGMM
- the qoxD gene encoding cytochrome aa3 quinol oxidase subunit IV, with the translated sequence MKELFPLKQINGYIFSLLLTVIALSVYFFDMSFAMGLTILIVTAFIQAGVQLVVFMHAGESEDKAGIYLHTIYGVVIAILTILGSMLAMIWGYMI
- a CDS encoding processed acidic surface protein; its protein translation is MKKKLLSICFALILTVGFLPSHAFALEADDPEVEAFLESIDWEVDDYEDHLEEYDYSLADFDDVTELGTPTTEEALDELLDEHDLTYDELDEQFREEELLLEDEEIMDSMVFMFIENVEIFIDLISTDDSGGPEAGSEDAFGSMEEEITDENLEALAQDYGFESIEELEEVFAAYEDSINNYTTLFEVENAAEYYVSTDESSDSEIDLEEEADSGQEEDIWNTNTDITADMFDTSFLTDDPVIDIYTMISIVITEALMDL
- a CDS encoding ZIP family metal transporter; this translates as MLEFFQNLSPVMQALIATLFTWGMTALGAAIVFATKTVHQKLLDSMLGFAGGVMIAASYWSLLGPSIEASTDNAIGPWFPALIGFLAGGGFLWAIDKILPHLHPNTEKKHAEGLAPTKRKRSTLLVLAITIHNIPEGLAVGIAFGALANHSTEAALAGAITLALGIGIQNFPEGVAVAMPLRGEGMSRARSFMYGQFSGLVEPIAAVIGALAVAHIEPLLPYALSFAAGAMIFVVAEEVIPSSQENNNRDLATISLMIGFALMMVLDVALG
- the prpB gene encoding methylisocitrate lyase yields the protein MAWIVDTPVPQHELAEKFREMAAEEGILQIPGAHDAMAGLVAKQAGFQSLYLSGAAFTASRGLPDLGIINSDEVADRAKEITRATNLPLLVDIDTGFGGVLNVARTAREMMEANVAAVQLEDQQLPKKCGHLNGKNVVSKEEMMQKIAAIKKAAPTLYVVARTDARAVESLDSAVERAKGYVEAGADAIFPEALQNNEEFQTVAKAIDVPLLANMTEFGKTPYYTAKEFEDLGYRMVIYPVTSLRAAAKAYERVFGLIRDEGTQKNALADMQTRKELYETIQYEEFEELDQGIAKTVIEDYFK
- a CDS encoding bifunctional 2-methylcitrate dehydratase/aconitate hydratase — encoded protein: MESVKTNQTDQLLEDIADYVLNKKITNEEAYQTAHHVLIDTIGCGILALNYPECTKLLGPIVPGTVVPNGVRVPGTSHVLDPVQGAFNIGTMIRWLDYNDTWLAAEWGHPSDNLGGILAVADYVSQLRQQKGEAPLTVEEMLEMSIKAHEIQGILALENSMNRVGLDHVLYVKVATTAVVTKMLGGGKEEIINALSNAWIDNSSLRTYRHFPNTGSRKSWAAGDATSRAVRLALMAIKGEMGYATALSAEGWGFQDVLFNGKKLELSRPLDSYVMENVLFKVSYPAEFHAQTAAEAAVQLHPEVVDRIDEIKEVTISTHESAIRIIDKKGPLYNPADRDHCLQYITAIGLLKGNIVAEDYEDDVATDPRIDQLRDKMIVTENKRYTEDYLDPEKRSIANAVQVHFNDGTATDWVDCEYPLGHRFRREEAFPQIIKKYEANLATQFTVKQSAHIKKQSVDYDKIKEMPITDFIELFLG